One stretch of Papaver somniferum cultivar HN1 unplaced genomic scaffold, ASM357369v1 unplaced-scaffold_154, whole genome shotgun sequence DNA includes these proteins:
- the LOC113336675 gene encoding calreticulin-like, with amino-acid sequence MSLVVSWCEGKLVMKQLQEMVEFQMVVLRVRRKMDFWIVIDGWENRWVKSDWKKDENMAGEWNFTSSKWEGDATDKGIQTSKDYRYYAISAAFLSSVTKERYWFSNSMLNTSKILVLVVAT; translated from the exons ATGAGTTTGGTGGTATCTTGGTGTGAAGGAAAGCTGGTTATGAAGCAGTTGCAGGAGATGGTTGAGTTTCAAATGGTGGTTCTGAGAGTCAGAAGAAAAATGGATTTCTGGATTGTTATAGATGGATGGGAAAATCGATGGGTTAAATCTGACTGGAAGAAGGATGAGAACATGGCTGGGGAGTGGAACTTTACTTCCAGTAAATGGGAAGGTGATGCTACTGACAAAG GTATCCAAACCAGCAAGGACTACAGATATTATGCCATCTCTGCTGCATTCCTGAGTTCAGTAACAAAGGAAAGATATTGGTTTTCCAATTCAATGTTAAACACGAGCAAAATCTTGGTTTTGGTTGTGGCTACATGA